The Paramormyrops kingsleyae isolate MSU_618 chromosome 11, PKINGS_0.4, whole genome shotgun sequence genome includes a window with the following:
- the LOC140593366 gene encoding uncharacterized protein codes for MFLRFHEFVEDKFISILVVNFERSPLTMENLQSLALSVPSFYWRLTGEELDPSLLHVATARLQVVHHGTETGVQHGDGESPAEEDDHYGQELPSPSSRREASPAAPASTTEDANGLPEALPLAWGEDEFSSPSLSVASDTQPGSQIEPEHAEPSSSTFWIPVGPNSTWQQLEIEGRNYLRKLDELSIPEGLWGITDYGDDHTVVMSVHVPVHVSSSLRTWGMRQEERPPQRPAGTSQRKRKAEPDDTSGSSSPPPHKRPMRF; via the exons atgtttttacgct ttcatgagtttgtggaggacaagttcatctccattctggtcgtgaacttcgagagaagcccactgaccatggagaacttgcagtctctggccctcagtgtcccttcattttattggcggctcactggggaggagttggatcccagcctattgcacgtagcaactgcacggctgcaagtggtacatcatggtacagagactggtgtccagcatggggatggagaatcaccagctgaggaggatgaccattacggacaggagctgccatcacccagctctagaagggaggcttcccctgcagctccagcatccacgactgaggatgctaatgggcttcctgaggctctccccttggcctggggtgaagatgagttctcatctccatccttatctgtggcttctgacactcaacctggaagtcagattgagccagaacatgctgagccctccagctccaccttctggatccctgtgggccctaacagcacgtggcagcagcttgagatcgaaggccgcaactacctgcggaagctggatgagctcagcatccccgagggactctggggcattacggactacggtgatgaccacaccgtggtcatgtccgtgcatgtccccgtgcatgtgagcagttctctgcgaacatggggcatgaggcaggaggagaggcctcctcagaggcccgctggcaccagtcagaggaagcgcaaggccgagcccgacgacaccagcggctcaagttctcctccaccgcacaagaggcccatgcgcttctga